The following coding sequences lie in one Xylocopa sonorina isolate GNS202 chromosome 15, iyXylSono1_principal, whole genome shotgun sequence genomic window:
- the Cos gene encoding kinesin-like protein costa — protein sequence MMHYTPWIHHQPILDNHQCYTPYINTVPSYPHNNHEQQHVTEEESEQTGDETHDTMTSATSGEHSSSADIFRLEFAAAQWSKLVSNAEGLFTKLMTSNILPHTEQDQIEQWLCMKQEYEECIASDDTTSLQGYAENTRRSLERIEEVTETDEKTDESVHRMERKIDLNCSSSSESELYETNDDDDEEEEEEENSDVSSENPEFLEKLDECMNKFKIETDRIVDSKKDEFREANTEILPTLTRSMNTNNNYVPAARPVPLRNPNSRRNSMLPGSEMCNEVLAFNDSLKPYQNQMLDNKAFINIRSLDNHKSEIIINENLAIPNDNSPDLLIDALKTTEISEPIKELKTLALNNEAKQTQVKKIQSDLDGAHKRIEELQTTIKIKEKFIADMIKNSDARASAKQKFQRKWSRLEEEYYNTRSQLAQAENACTHKDAEEKSAHKKEIELYKNMAIHYEKRLIDIEMIKQIAGDSAKKVLELESSLNTSKKQMEKLKKQLKKEEERKKQLEEELAGDQKKIRELEEKYNLTASKLKEMQSESEDERNNIRLKTDYSDKKKNLLDVSARISHLDHVLKEKSMDLERTADIDEKEALRHEIRNLRRTRDCLVDEKCDLDEKFQKEKTLSTVEERKLLECGETIEAIDAMIEHKNEMICGRKGFDENQSQREKGERMLMERLAKLSDGEMRTLFYKYFLKVIDLKESSKNLEVQTAELESHIETQEWQIQTLTNALKQTKLEAERRTVLMQREQEEKLHLMFRHFAEETSNSGHERLDKDSELAKYKRENRALRKRLADVEALLKGPTLPRTTSPAKISQQGLKQIAPSSRPTTKVTRQRNKLIIQKTTDCDQKNK from the coding sequence atgaTGCATTATACTCCTTGGATTCATCATCAGCCGATCTTAGACAATCATCAGTGTTACACACCTTATATTAATACTGTGCCATCCTATCCGCATAATAATCACGAACAACAACATGTCACGGAAGAAGAAAGCGAGCAAACAGGAGATGAAACGCACGATACGATGACCTCTGCTACATCTGGAGAGCATAGTTCAAGTGCTGATATATTTAGATTAGAGTTTGCAGCGGCGCAATGGTCTAAACTAGTCTCGAACGCAGAGGGCCTTTTCACTAAGCTAATGACAAGTAACATTCTACCTCATACGGAACAAGATCAGATTGAACAATGGCTATGCATGAAACAGGAATACGAAGAATGTATCGCTAGCGATGATACCACTAGCTTGCAAGGCTACGCAGAAAATACAAGAAGGTCATTAGAAAGAATAGAAGAAGTAACGGAAACCGATGAAAAAACTGACGAATCTGTCCATCGCATGGAGAGAAAGATCGATTTGAATTGTTCATCTAGCTCAGAGAGTGAATTGTATGAAACTAATGACGATGAtgatgaagaagaagaggaagaagaaaacaGTGATGTTAGTTCAGAAAACCCAGAATTCTTAGAAAAATTAGATGAATGTATGAATAAGTTTAAAATAGAAACGGATAGAATAGTAGATTCTAAAAAAGATGAATTTAGAGAAGCAAATACAGAAATTCTTCCAACTCTGACAAGGTCTATGAATACTAATAATAATTATGTTCCGGCTGCTAGACCTGTACCACTTAGAAATCCAAATTCCagaagaaattcaatgctacctgGTTCTGAAATGTGTAATGAAGTGTTAGCCTTTAACGATAGTCTTAAACCATACCAGAATCAAATGTTAGATAATAAAGCATTTATTAATATAAGAAGCTTAGATAACCATAAGTCTGAGATAATTATCAATGAAAATTTAGCAATTCCTAATGATAATTCACCAGATTTACTAATTGATGCTCTAAAAACAACAGAAATATCAGAACCGATAAAGGAATTGAAGACTTTGGCATTGAACAATGAGGCGAAACAAACTCAGGTGAAAAAAATTCAGTCCGATCTGGACGGAGCTCACAAGCGTATAGAAGAATtgcaaacaactatcaaaataaaagaaaaattcaTCGCGGATATGATAAAAAATTCGGATGCGCGTGCCAGTGCGAAACAAAAGTTTCAGCGAAAATGGAGTAGACTAGAAGAAGAATACTACAATACCAGAAGTCAACTCGCTCAAGCAGAGAATGCTTGCACTCATAAAGATGCAGAGGAAAAATCAGCCCATAAAAAGGAAATTGAATTATATAAGAATATGGCTATACATTATGAGAAGAGATTGATAGACATCGAAATGATAAAACAAATCGCAGGCGATTCTGCTaagaaagtattagaactagaaAGTTCTTTGAACACTTCCAAAAAGCAAATGGAGAAATTGAAAAAGCAACTGAAAAAAGAGGAGGAACGTAAAAAACAATTGGAGGAGGAACTAGCTGGGGATCAGAAAAAGATTCGCGAACTCGAAGAAAAGTATAATTTAACGGCTTCCAAGTTGAAGGAGATGCAGTCTGAAAGTGAGGACGAAAGAAACAATATAAGATTAAAAACCGACTACTCTGATAAGAAAAAGAATTTATTAGACGTCAGTGCGAGAATATCGCATCTTGATCATGTTTTGAAAGAAAAATCTATGGATTTGGAGAGAACAGCTGATATTGACGAAAAGGAAGCTTTGCGTCACGAGATCCGTAATTTGCGACGCACTCGAGACTGTttggtagacgagaaatgcgatTTAGACGAAAAGTTTCAAAAGGAGAAGACACTATCCACCGTGGAGGAACGAAAATTATTAGAATGCGGAGAAACTATCGAGGCAATCGACGCTATGATCGAACATAAGAACGAAATGATCTGTGGACGAAAAGGGTTCGACGAAAATCAATCGCAGCGGGAAAAAGGAGAAAGAATGTTGATGGAGAGATTAGCGAAGCTTTCGGATGGTGAGATGAGAACTTTGTTCTATAAATATTTTCTAAAGGTAATCGATTTGAAGGAAAGCTCGAAGAATCTGGAGGTTCAAACAGCCGAATTGGAGAGTCAcattgaaacacaggaatggcaAATACAAACATTGACGAATGCTCTGAAACAGACGAAATTGGAGGCAGAGAGGAGGACAGTCTTGATGCAAAGAGAGCAGGAGGAAAAATTGCATCTGATGTTCAGACACTTCGCTGAAGAGACCAGTAATTCCGGTCACGAGAGACTGGACAAGGATTCCGAGCTTGCGAAGTATAAACGTGAGAATAGGGCGCTGAGGAAACGACTGGCGGATGTCGAAGCTCTTTTGAAAGGACCGACACTTCCGCGTACAACCAGCCCAGCGAAAATATCACAGCAAGGGTTGAAGCAAATTGCACCCAGTAGTCGACCCACTACCAAAGTCACTAGGCAGCGGAACAAATTGATAATACAAAAAACCACCGACTGCGACCAGAAAAATAAATGA